From the genome of Halomonas sp. MCCC 1A13316, one region includes:
- a CDS encoding dienelactone hydrolase family protein — protein MGFVEELGFGEVIERGERAVDGLSNDLVYAGISLGVLPAQKLAQTRAGARGALLFDFCVPVSEFGPAWPKNVPVQIHAMDTDPIFVGEGDIDAAQSLAEAVKESELFLYSGNQHFFTDSSPGSYDAEATALMLERVLTFLAAR, from the coding sequence ATGGGATTCGTTGAAGAGCTTGGGTTTGGTGAAGTGATCGAACGTGGGGAGCGAGCGGTAGACGGGCTGTCGAATGATCTCGTCTACGCCGGGATTTCTCTCGGCGTGCTCCCGGCCCAGAAGCTTGCCCAAACCCGAGCCGGTGCGCGTGGTGCCCTATTATTCGATTTCTGCGTACCTGTTTCGGAGTTCGGGCCCGCTTGGCCCAAAAACGTGCCCGTGCAGATCCATGCCATGGATACCGATCCGATTTTTGTTGGCGAGGGGGACATAGATGCCGCCCAATCGCTCGCCGAAGCCGTCAAGGAGTCAGAGTTGTTCCTCTACTCGGGTAATCAACATTTTTTTACCGACAGCTCTCCGGGTTCGTATGATGCCGAGGCAACGGCTCTCATGCTTGAGCGAGTATTGACGTTCCTGGCTGCACGTTAA
- the nfsA gene encoding oxygen-insensitive NADPH nitroreductase has protein sequence MNSTIELLKSHRSIRKFTDRKIPHELLLDLIRAGQAAATSSHVQAYTVIHVKDPANREKIAELAGGQAYVATASDFLVFCADMKRPTEASERTGANVVRGMTEQLVVASVDTALMAQNVAIAAESEGLGICYIGGIRNNPQAISDLLHLPEHVFPVFGMCLGYPAIDPDVKPRLPVDAILKEDYYTDDREQVAAFDEAMQAYYSERKGGNKDSNWSRNLTPLFDSKLRAHMREFLTKRGFEMK, from the coding sequence ATGAATTCCACCATCGAACTGCTGAAATCCCACCGCTCGATTCGCAAATTCACCGACCGGAAGATCCCGCACGAGCTGCTGCTGGATCTGATTCGAGCAGGCCAGGCTGCGGCGACCTCCAGCCACGTACAAGCCTACACCGTCATTCACGTAAAGGACCCTGCTAACCGCGAGAAGATCGCCGAGCTGGCCGGCGGCCAGGCGTATGTCGCCACCGCCTCCGATTTCCTGGTGTTCTGCGCCGACATGAAACGTCCTACCGAGGCCTCCGAGCGCACCGGTGCCAACGTCGTGCGCGGCATGACCGAGCAACTGGTGGTGGCCAGCGTGGATACCGCACTGATGGCCCAGAACGTCGCCATCGCCGCCGAATCCGAGGGGCTCGGCATCTGCTACATCGGGGGTATTCGCAACAATCCTCAGGCCATCAGCGACCTGCTGCACCTGCCGGAGCACGTTTTCCCGGTGTTCGGCATGTGCCTCGGCTATCCGGCCATCGATCCGGACGTCAAACCGCGCCTGCCGGTAGACGCTATCCTCAAGGAGGATTACTACACCGACGACAGGGAGCAGGTGGCGGCCTTCGACGAGGCCATGCAGGCCTACTACAGCGAACGTAAGGGTGGCAACAAGGACAGTAACTGGTCGCGCAACCTCACTCCGCTGTTCGACAGCAAGCTGCGCGCCCATATGCGCGAGTTCCTGACCAAGCGCGGTTTCGAGATGAAGTGA
- a CDS encoding YgjV family protein, which produces MEEIGLRWLLGQGVSLVALALCIVAFASKRDDRLFVLLLFANVAFAAQFALFESWVAAGISALIVLRIALVRRFRRNPAIMLGMLLATLLVAALTWSGPRDIPALAAGLLGTYGMFMLSGIPMRIALAGAALCWVASNVLAGSIGGTIAESLIFLTNVLTMLRMRRDARLQCSA; this is translated from the coding sequence ATGGAAGAGATCGGCCTGAGATGGCTGCTGGGCCAAGGGGTCAGCCTGGTGGCGCTTGCCCTGTGCATCGTGGCCTTCGCCAGCAAGCGCGACGACCGTCTGTTCGTGCTGCTGCTGTTCGCCAATGTCGCCTTCGCCGCGCAGTTCGCCCTCTTCGAGAGTTGGGTGGCCGCGGGTATCTCGGCGCTGATCGTGCTGCGCATTGCCCTGGTGCGCCGCTTTCGGCGCAATCCGGCGATCATGCTCGGCATGCTGCTGGCCACGCTTTTGGTCGCCGCTCTGACCTGGAGCGGCCCGCGGGACATTCCGGCCTTGGCTGCAGGCCTGCTCGGCACCTACGGCATGTTCATGCTGAGTGGCATTCCGATGCGCATCGCCCTGGCCGGGGCAGCGCTGTGCTGGGTTGCCAGCAACGTGCTGGCGGGCTCGATCGGCGGCACCATTGCCGAGAGCCTGATCTTCCTGACCAATGTGCTCACCATGCTGCGTATGCGGCGAGACGCACGGTTGCAGTGTTCGGCATAA
- a CDS encoding VOC family protein — MSRMIFVNLPVADLHKSMAFYEALGFTNNPHFTDETAAGMVLSETIHVMLLTHDKWRTFTDRPIPPADSSEVMLALSCENREAVDAMCEAASANGGTADNNPLQDHGFMYGRSLTDLDGHVWESFWMDPAAIPSND; from the coding sequence ATGTCGCGCATGATCTTCGTGAACCTACCCGTTGCCGATCTGCATAAATCGATGGCGTTCTACGAGGCGCTGGGCTTCACCAACAATCCGCATTTCACCGACGAGACGGCCGCGGGCATGGTGCTGAGCGAGACGATCCACGTGATGCTGCTCACCCATGATAAGTGGCGCACCTTCACCGACCGCCCGATTCCGCCGGCCGATTCCAGCGAAGTGATGCTCGCCCTGTCGTGTGAGAACCGCGAGGCGGTGGATGCCATGTGCGAGGCAGCTTCGGCCAATGGCGGCACGGCGGATAACAACCCTCTTCAGGATCACGGTTTCATGTACGGTCGCTCCCTGACGGACCTCGATGGCCACGTCTGGGAGTCATTCTGGATGGATCCGGCTGCAATACCATCGAACGATTAA
- a CDS encoding helix-turn-helix domain-containing protein, giving the protein MLMRLLDQYRQRRLTLHLTQQDMADRTGMVRQQYQRLEQGGNPRLNSLELAADGLNARLMLIPLEKWHAVQSLLKGETSETAGLDADPWQGLLGDGERDESERNEE; this is encoded by the coding sequence ATGCTTATGAGGCTTCTCGATCAATACCGTCAAAGGCGACTGACGCTGCACCTCACGCAACAGGACATGGCCGATCGAACCGGCATGGTGCGTCAGCAGTACCAGCGTCTCGAGCAAGGAGGGAACCCCCGCCTGAACTCCCTTGAGCTCGCTGCGGACGGCCTCAATGCCAGGCTGATGCTGATCCCGCTTGAAAAATGGCACGCCGTCCAGTCGTTGTTGAAGGGAGAGACCAGCGAGACCGCTGGCCTCGATGCCGACCCTTGGCAGGGCCTGCTCGGAGACGGCGAACGTGATGAGAGCGAGCGCAATGAAGAATGA
- a CDS encoding YfcC family protein encodes MQTTEQALTQRKKKWYRTVPDPMVLIFLILLATYALTFVVPAGEYERVEQDGRTRVVPESFTYLPDVDAISPFDIFVAVPRGLNEASLYLFIVFIAGGLFHILQRTGALENAIGVAVNRVGVERRNIIITAGTFIYGFFGVAVGFENNIALVPIAVLIASAIGCSSLVGTTMAVGGIGIGFALSPINPYTVGVAQGIAELPTFSGAWLRTLLVVSSLALLSFYICKWVVKMDFEEPDNAKAMTKSLDEYQLTKQNKMTLAVFILGLAAMLVGVFTQGWYINEIAGMFLLIAIVIGIVNGLTANEIVAQMMEGASRVTAGALVIGLAASIQVILNQAQIIDTIVHGLSGLIQGIPGAMSAIMASVVQGAINLFVPSGSGQALVTMPILIPVADLVGMSRQLMITAFQVGDGLTNLIVPTSGGTLAMLALGRVSYVKWLKAILPFMVLVYVLAWVGLVIGHYVGY; translated from the coding sequence ATGCAGACAACCGAACAGGCGCTGACACAGCGCAAGAAAAAATGGTACCGGACGGTACCCGACCCCATGGTCTTGATCTTCCTGATTCTACTGGCCACCTATGCCCTCACCTTCGTGGTGCCGGCAGGTGAGTACGAGCGGGTCGAGCAGGATGGCCGCACCCGAGTGGTGCCGGAGTCCTTCACCTATCTTCCCGATGTGGATGCCATCTCGCCCTTCGATATCTTCGTGGCGGTCCCGCGCGGCCTCAACGAGGCGTCGCTCTACCTGTTCATCGTGTTCATAGCCGGCGGCTTGTTCCATATCCTGCAGCGCACCGGCGCCCTGGAGAACGCGATCGGCGTAGCGGTGAACCGGGTCGGCGTCGAACGACGCAACATCATCATTACCGCCGGCACCTTCATCTACGGATTCTTCGGCGTGGCAGTGGGCTTCGAGAACAATATCGCCCTGGTGCCCATCGCGGTGCTGATCGCCAGCGCCATCGGCTGCTCCAGCCTGGTCGGCACCACCATGGCCGTCGGCGGCATCGGTATCGGTTTTGCCCTCTCACCGATCAACCCCTACACCGTTGGCGTGGCCCAGGGCATTGCCGAACTGCCTACCTTCTCCGGTGCCTGGCTGCGCACCCTGCTGGTGGTCTCTTCGCTGGCCCTGCTCTCGTTCTACATCTGCAAGTGGGTTGTCAAGATGGATTTCGAGGAGCCGGACAACGCCAAGGCGATGACCAAGTCACTGGATGAATACCAGTTGACGAAGCAGAACAAGATGACCCTGGCAGTGTTCATCCTGGGCTTGGCGGCGATGCTGGTGGGCGTCTTCACTCAAGGTTGGTACATCAACGAGATTGCCGGCATGTTCCTGTTGATTGCCATCGTGATCGGCATCGTCAATGGGCTCACCGCCAACGAGATCGTCGCTCAAATGATGGAAGGTGCCTCCAGGGTTACCGCCGGGGCGCTGGTGATCGGCCTGGCCGCCTCCATTCAGGTGATTCTCAACCAGGCCCAGATCATCGACACCATCGTTCACGGACTGAGCGGCCTGATTCAGGGAATTCCCGGCGCCATGTCGGCGATCATGGCCAGTGTGGTGCAGGGGGCGATCAACCTCTTCGTGCCTTCCGGCTCCGGGCAGGCGCTGGTCACCATGCCCATATTGATCCCGGTGGCCGATCTGGTAGGCATGAGCCGCCAGTTGATGATCACCGCCTTCCAGGTCGGCGACGGCCTGACCAACCTGATCGTGCCCACTTCCGGCGGCACCTTGGCCATGCTGGCTCTGGGGCGGGTCTCCTACGTGAAGTGGCTGAAGGCCATCCTGCCCTTCATGGTGCTGGTTTATGTCCTGGCCTGGGTCGGCCTGGTCATCGGCCACTACGTCGGCTACTGA
- a CDS encoding DUF1028 domain-containing protein — protein MTLSLIHVQPATGMVAALTATGGVAVGGYVHHAWRGLGACATQGLVTNPWYPEGIRQALGQRCTAKEALQKVIRQDSGASRRQCLVMDAGGQAAVHSGSDNVAVVSAELRPTVAVAGNMLADERVVVTLLQTFLALTCANPDEVWTQSVTPRYHDGYEAHLLETLVESLDTALQVGGDARGTRSAALRIESFDTAPIDLRVDWDDDPADALRALARRVRAPAFSAFLASLPTH, from the coding sequence ATGACCTTGTCACTCATTCACGTGCAGCCGGCGACCGGCATGGTCGCCGCGCTGACGGCCACCGGCGGCGTGGCGGTGGGCGGCTACGTGCATCATGCCTGGCGTGGCCTGGGCGCTTGCGCCACCCAGGGGCTGGTCACGAACCCCTGGTACCCCGAAGGTATTCGCCAGGCCCTGGGCCAGCGCTGCACCGCCAAGGAGGCCCTGCAGAAGGTGATCCGGCAGGACAGCGGTGCGTCGCGCCGCCAGTGCCTGGTGATGGATGCCGGCGGCCAGGCCGCGGTGCACTCCGGCAGCGATAACGTCGCGGTGGTGAGCGCCGAGCTGCGCCCTACGGTAGCGGTGGCCGGCAACATGCTGGCCGATGAGCGGGTCGTGGTGACACTGCTGCAGACCTTTCTGGCGCTGACCTGCGCCAATCCCGACGAGGTATGGACGCAGAGCGTCACGCCTCGCTATCACGACGGCTACGAAGCACACCTGCTGGAGACGCTGGTCGAGTCGCTGGACACGGCCTTGCAGGTCGGCGGTGACGCCCGCGGTACTCGCTCGGCCGCCCTGCGCATCGAGTCCTTCGATACGGCCCCCATCGACCTGCGGGTGGACTGGGACGACGACCCCGCCGATGCGCTACGAGCGCTGGCTCGTCGCGTGCGCGCCCCGGCGTTCTCCGCCTTCCTTGCCTCGCTGCCAACGCACTGA
- a CDS encoding allantoate amidohydrolase: MTDSTTQTPLGRDLMARLDEAARHSRPGPGVTRLFCSDEHRAVLEPIADWMRQAGLTPELDASGNLVGRNARAMAGEKSLIMGSHQDTVAEGGKYDGMLGVALPLQALQALKEDGIELPYGIEVVAFGDEEGTRFQSTLIGSRALAGTFDPASLEARDAEGVSLGEALETFGSNPRNIPHLARRPESVIGFVEVHIEQGPVLEQRDQAVGVVTALTGIERHRMCVRGKAGHAGTTPMPGRRDALVGAAEMVVEADRILNATQDFVGVVGKLEVRPNAVNVIPAEVNFTLELRSPVAAVRKQGRQGILDACQRLAQARGLELSSEPTYQAEAVACAEWLIEALEGACEECGEPAERMFSGAGHDGLAMHDLTDIGMLFVRCKDGLSHHPDEAISIEDADRATRVLMRFLTNLGSQACGRN, encoded by the coding sequence ATGACCGATTCCACGACGCAGACGCCCCTTGGCCGAGACCTGATGGCGCGCCTGGACGAAGCCGCGCGCCACTCCCGGCCCGGCCCGGGCGTCACGCGCCTGTTCTGTTCCGACGAGCATCGTGCGGTACTGGAGCCGATTGCCGATTGGATGCGCCAGGCCGGGCTCACTCCAGAGCTCGATGCGTCCGGCAACCTGGTGGGGCGCAATGCACGCGCCATGGCGGGCGAGAAGAGTCTGATAATGGGCTCCCACCAGGACACGGTCGCCGAGGGGGGCAAGTACGATGGCATGCTGGGCGTTGCCCTGCCGCTGCAAGCCCTTCAGGCGCTGAAGGAAGACGGCATCGAGTTGCCCTATGGAATCGAGGTGGTGGCCTTCGGCGACGAGGAAGGCACGCGTTTCCAGTCGACCCTGATCGGCAGCCGCGCCCTGGCCGGCACCTTCGACCCCGCGAGCCTGGAAGCGCGCGACGCCGAGGGCGTTTCACTCGGCGAGGCCCTTGAGACTTTCGGCAGCAACCCGCGCAATATTCCTCATCTGGCGCGCAGGCCCGAGTCGGTCATCGGCTTCGTCGAGGTGCATATCGAGCAAGGCCCGGTGCTGGAACAGCGCGACCAGGCGGTGGGTGTCGTCACCGCGCTGACCGGGATCGAGCGCCATCGCATGTGCGTGCGCGGCAAGGCCGGCCACGCCGGCACCACGCCGATGCCGGGCCGTCGCGACGCCCTGGTGGGTGCGGCCGAGATGGTGGTGGAAGCGGACAGGATACTGAACGCCACCCAGGACTTCGTTGGCGTGGTCGGAAAGCTGGAAGTCAGGCCCAATGCCGTTAACGTGATTCCCGCCGAGGTGAACTTCACGCTGGAACTGCGCTCCCCCGTCGCCGCAGTGCGCAAGCAGGGGCGCCAGGGAATCCTGGATGCCTGCCAGCGGCTTGCCCAGGCGCGCGGGCTCGAGCTGTCGAGCGAGCCTACCTACCAGGCCGAAGCGGTGGCATGCGCCGAATGGCTGATCGAAGCCTTGGAAGGCGCTTGCGAGGAATGCGGTGAACCCGCTGAACGCATGTTCAGCGGTGCCGGCCACGACGGCCTGGCCATGCACGACCTCACCGATATCGGCATGCTCTTCGTGCGCTGCAAGGACGGTCTGAGCCATCACCCGGACGAAGCCATCAGCATCGAGGATGCCGACCGCGCGACCCGTGTGCTGATGCGCTTCCTCACCAATCTGGGATCGCAAGCGTGCGGCAGGAACTGA
- a CDS encoding FadR/GntR family transcriptional regulator, which translates to MAGSASRRLPYHVADTIKGWIVERQLVPGDRLPSEAELMETLGVSKGTIRESTRVLEAQGLVVTRTGPGGGVFVCRMSEAKATSLLSHYFYFQDISIRDIYQIRLALEPELAASLAGKVGADDLARLRESLHTYATPAPDLEIERQQHIDSLRFHEMLAELAGGNPLLSFIIRFTVQVLSDLTVYRRLYEPGDHQIGPTGCQYHARLLDAIEAGDAELARELMREHMLSAQAVMNDNEAQVRRGFLTD; encoded by the coding sequence ATGGCTGGTTCTGCATCGCGTCGCCTGCCCTACCATGTCGCGGATACCATCAAGGGCTGGATCGTGGAACGTCAGTTGGTGCCGGGCGATCGCCTGCCCAGCGAGGCCGAGCTGATGGAGACCTTGGGCGTCTCCAAGGGCACCATTCGCGAGAGCACGCGGGTGCTGGAAGCGCAGGGATTGGTGGTGACGCGTACCGGCCCGGGGGGCGGCGTTTTCGTCTGTCGTATGAGCGAGGCCAAGGCGACCTCGCTGCTCAGTCACTATTTCTATTTCCAGGACATCTCGATTCGGGACATCTACCAGATCCGCCTGGCGCTGGAGCCCGAACTCGCCGCTTCGCTGGCCGGCAAGGTCGGTGCCGACGATCTGGCTCGCCTGCGTGAAAGCCTGCACACCTACGCCACGCCGGCGCCCGACCTGGAGATCGAGCGCCAGCAGCATATCGACTCGCTGCGTTTCCATGAAATGCTGGCCGAGCTGGCGGGGGGCAATCCGCTGCTGTCGTTCATCATCCGCTTCACCGTGCAGGTGCTCTCCGACCTGACCGTCTATCGTCGGCTCTACGAGCCAGGGGACCACCAGATCGGTCCCACCGGCTGCCAGTATCACGCGCGGCTGCTGGATGCCATCGAAGCGGGCGATGCCGAGCTGGCCCGCGAACTCATGCGGGAACACATGCTCTCGGCACAGGCGGTAATGAACGACAACGAGGCCCAGGTCCGGCGCGGCTTCCTGACCGACTGA
- a CDS encoding lysylphosphatidylglycerol synthase domain-containing protein — protein sequence MKAPATERLKPSRTWRRWLKRGITLAFFVLVAVLLFSLARNVDWPKVMSTLRGYSPLMLVAGVGITAASYSAFCSYDLLGKKYTGHGLSAGRVLLVAFVCYSFNLNLGAWVGGLAMRYRLYTRLGLEVGTVTRILSISLIANWLGYMILAGVIFSFRLLELPQNWEIGATGLQFIGFGLLAVSFAYLAACRYSKRRAWHVRGHEVVLPPLRLALMQAALGATNWSLMGALIYLLLPQGLFFPSILGILLISSIAGVVTHIPAGLGVLEAIFLALLQHHVAPSQILAALIGYRALYFLLPLTAAFLVYLVLERRGQKRKRDEARQEG from the coding sequence ATGAAAGCTCCCGCCACCGAAAGGCTCAAGCCATCCCGGACCTGGCGACGCTGGTTGAAGCGAGGCATCACGCTGGCTTTTTTCGTGCTGGTTGCGGTGCTGCTGTTTTCGCTGGCCCGCAATGTCGACTGGCCCAAGGTCATGTCAACCTTGCGGGGCTACAGCCCGCTGATGCTGGTCGCCGGGGTGGGTATTACCGCGGCCAGCTATTCCGCCTTCTGCAGCTACGACCTGCTGGGCAAGAAGTACACCGGTCATGGTCTGTCGGCCGGGCGTGTGCTGCTGGTCGCCTTCGTGTGCTACTCCTTCAATCTCAACCTGGGCGCCTGGGTGGGCGGTCTGGCCATGCGCTACCGGCTCTATACCCGACTGGGCCTCGAGGTAGGCACCGTTACCCGCATTCTCAGTATCAGCCTGATCGCCAACTGGCTGGGCTACATGATTCTCGCGGGTGTCATCTTCTCCTTTCGCCTGCTCGAGCTGCCACAGAACTGGGAAATCGGTGCCACCGGTTTGCAGTTCATTGGCTTCGGGCTGCTGGCGGTCTCCTTCGCTTATCTGGCCGCCTGCCGCTACTCCAAGCGACGCGCATGGCACGTGCGCGGTCATGAGGTCGTTCTTCCGCCGCTCCGGCTGGCGCTGATGCAGGCCGCCCTGGGCGCGACGAACTGGTCGTTGATGGGGGCGCTGATCTACCTGTTGCTGCCGCAAGGACTGTTTTTCCCAAGTATTCTCGGCATTCTTCTGATCAGTTCGATTGCCGGGGTTGTCACCCACATCCCAGCCGGTCTCGGCGTGCTGGAAGCGATATTCCTCGCCCTTCTTCAGCACCACGTTGCCCCGAGCCAGATACTCGCCGCGCTGATCGGCTACCGTGCCCTCTACTTCCTGCTGCCGCTGACGGCAGCCTTCCTGGTCTATCTGGTACTGGAACGGCGCGGTCAAAAGCGCAAGAGAGATGAAGCCAGGCAAGAGGGGTGA
- the clsB gene encoding cardiolipin synthase ClsB, producing the protein MNFQWKEGNQAKLLINGNQYFPEVFEAIRSARWEILIETFIIFDDEVGQGLKEALLEAAAREVRIEVTVDGYGTADLSSDYIAELTDAGVNMHIYDPRPRRLGMRTNLFRRLHRKIVVVDGEVAYISGINYGWDHLPDKYVMGKQDYGMRVRGPVVEDVRRAATTLLLEHQAVEGLPQRLGDTSPVGQAAMRLAVRDNHLHRTDIEDHYLEAIRTARSRLLIANAYFFPSYHLWSELRNAARRGVEVTLILQGRPDMPWARMFSSSLYSYLLKDGIRIYEYKEHPLHGKIAIADDDWATVGSSNLDPLSLSLNLEANLFIRDTDLNRQIHEHLTELIENSCRMITPEAADKGRWWRAPLMFVSFHFLRHFPLSAGWSPGHSPRLEPLTPKERPKKRALR; encoded by the coding sequence GTGAATTTCCAATGGAAGGAAGGCAATCAAGCCAAACTGTTGATCAATGGAAACCAGTACTTCCCCGAGGTGTTCGAGGCGATTCGCTCGGCGCGGTGGGAAATACTGATCGAGACCTTCATCATTTTCGATGACGAGGTCGGCCAAGGGCTGAAAGAAGCCCTGCTCGAAGCCGCAGCCCGAGAGGTGCGCATCGAAGTCACTGTGGACGGCTACGGCACGGCGGACCTGAGCAGCGACTATATCGCCGAGCTGACCGACGCCGGCGTGAACATGCACATCTATGATCCGCGCCCTCGCCGTCTGGGGATGCGCACCAACCTGTTCCGCCGCCTGCATCGCAAGATCGTGGTGGTCGACGGGGAGGTAGCCTACATCAGCGGGATCAATTACGGCTGGGACCACTTGCCCGATAAGTACGTCATGGGCAAGCAGGACTATGGCATGCGCGTGCGTGGGCCGGTCGTCGAGGACGTCCGCCGCGCCGCCACGACACTACTTTTGGAGCATCAGGCGGTCGAGGGGTTGCCGCAGCGCCTCGGCGACACCTCACCCGTCGGGCAGGCCGCCATGCGTCTGGCCGTTCGCGACAACCATCTGCATCGCACCGATATCGAAGATCACTACCTGGAAGCGATTCGAACGGCAAGGTCGCGGCTATTGATCGCCAACGCCTATTTCTTCCCCAGCTATCATCTCTGGAGTGAATTGCGCAACGCCGCCCGGCGGGGTGTGGAGGTGACACTGATACTTCAGGGCCGCCCTGACATGCCTTGGGCGAGGATGTTCTCCAGCTCGTTGTACAGCTACCTGCTCAAAGACGGTATACGTATCTATGAGTACAAGGAGCACCCTCTGCATGGCAAGATCGCCATCGCCGATGACGACTGGGCGACCGTGGGGTCGAGCAACCTCGATCCGCTCAGCCTGTCGCTGAACCTCGAAGCCAACCTGTTCATTCGCGATACGGACCTCAATCGGCAGATCCATGAACACCTTACCGAGCTGATCGAGAACAGCTGCCGCATGATCACGCCCGAAGCCGCGGACAAGGGGCGCTGGTGGCGGGCGCCGCTGATGTTCGTTAGTTTCCATTTCCTGCGCCACTTTCCTCTCAGCGCAGGTTGGAGCCCTGGTCACTCTCCCAGGCTCGAGCCGCTGACCCCGAAAGAGCGGCCGAAGAAGCGGGCCCTGCGTTGA
- a CDS encoding endonuclease/exonuclease/phosphatase family protein, with product MSVTDRTPQREIQQAAPVKSLQVMTINVHKGFNVFNRRHILPELRDAVTTLSADMVFLQEVHGEHKKHSLRYHDWPGVPQYEYLADTMWPDFAYGRNAVYPDGDHGNALLSRYPILHYENRDVTIHGTERRGLLHCQLAVPGQPTVHAVCVHLGLRQKHRLLQLRLLCQLLDSIPDDKTVIVAGDFNDWQLKADAVLTECGLREAFVDCKGGPAKTFPARWPLLCLDRIYVRHASCRNPRALYRKPWSHLSDHVPLIAEIGL from the coding sequence GTGAGCGTGACGGACAGGACGCCGCAACGGGAGATTCAGCAGGCAGCGCCGGTAAAGTCGCTGCAGGTAATGACGATCAACGTGCACAAAGGCTTCAACGTGTTCAATCGTCGTCATATCCTGCCGGAGCTGCGCGATGCCGTGACCACCCTATCGGCCGATATGGTGTTCCTGCAGGAAGTACACGGCGAACACAAGAAACACTCCCTTCGCTACCATGACTGGCCGGGCGTGCCGCAGTATGAGTATCTGGCCGATACCATGTGGCCCGACTTCGCCTATGGGCGCAACGCCGTTTACCCCGACGGCGACCATGGCAATGCCCTGCTGTCCCGCTACCCGATTCTTCATTACGAAAACAGGGATGTCACTATCCACGGCACGGAAAGGCGTGGGCTCCTTCACTGCCAGTTGGCGGTTCCCGGTCAGCCCACGGTGCACGCGGTCTGCGTCCATCTTGGGCTGCGCCAGAAACATCGCCTGCTGCAGCTGAGATTGTTATGTCAACTACTGGACTCGATACCCGATGATAAGACGGTCATCGTCGCGGGAGATTTCAACGACTGGCAATTGAAAGCTGACGCGGTGCTGACCGAGTGCGGGCTGCGCGAGGCGTTCGTGGACTGCAAAGGAGGGCCGGCAAAAACGTTCCCGGCGCGCTGGCCCCTGCTGTGCCTGGACCGGATATACGTCCGCCACGCCTCTTGTCGCAACCCCAGGGCCCTTTATCGCAAGCCGTGGTCGCATCTCTCCGATCATGTTCCACTCATAGCAGAGATAGGCCTGTGA
- a CDS encoding DUF3820 family protein produces MKPEDLEKLVIRRMPFGKYEGRLIADLPGPYLNWFAREGFPPGEIGQLLHLMHEIDHNGLGPLLDPLRRDEQRD; encoded by the coding sequence GTGAAGCCCGAAGACTTGGAAAAGCTGGTCATCCGCAGGATGCCGTTCGGCAAGTACGAAGGCCGGTTGATCGCCGACCTCCCAGGGCCCTACCTCAACTGGTTCGCCCGGGAGGGCTTCCCACCCGGCGAGATCGGCCAGTTGCTGCATCTGATGCACGAGATCGATCACAATGGCCTTGGCCCGCTGCTCGATCCGCTGCGCCGAGACGAACAGCGTGACTAG
- a CDS encoding DUF427 domain-containing protein translates to MTTSSHDSNHDPKGRISLHSHDRRVQVRVGDVLLADTRNALELRETGYPPRLYLPWEDVDMARLQRTDTVTHCPFKGDANYFSVVLDGESLRDVAWSYETPFEAMSAIAGKLAFDTQKVDQHVRD, encoded by the coding sequence ATGACAACGTCTTCACACGATTCGAATCACGACCCGAAGGGACGTATTTCCCTGCACTCGCACGACCGGCGAGTGCAGGTGCGGGTCGGCGATGTGCTCCTCGCCGACACCCGCAATGCCCTTGAGCTGCGCGAAACCGGCTATCCGCCCCGGCTGTACCTGCCGTGGGAGGACGTGGACATGGCGCGTCTCCAGCGTACCGATACCGTCACGCACTGCCCGTTCAAGGGCGACGCCAACTATTTCTCGGTCGTCCTCGACGGTGAAAGCCTGCGCGATGTCGCCTGGAGCTACGAAACGCCATTCGAAGCCATGTCGGCGATAGCCGGGAAGCTTGCCTTCGATACGCAGAAGGTCGATCAGCATGTGCGGGATTAA